Proteins encoded within one genomic window of Pristiophorus japonicus isolate sPriJap1 chromosome 11, sPriJap1.hap1, whole genome shotgun sequence:
- the LOC139275571 gene encoding claudin-34-like, protein MGHRSSGAPLQLVAFVLGAVGWIGAAVAAGLVQWRVWHVSSAEITSGIAWVGIWRACLYSRVLTSPPFQMMFCQRMGAADGFVPPEIAVAQGLMLAAVVSGALGKAATAYGLRNAYFGGEWRLGRADHAFMAGGGFHLLACVCVAFPTAWNLNSVVSNRGIAFPPRFHLPGSPREQEAGAAAYVAIFSSVLLLVAGVLLVSYRRPLPFSGAKVHPSTHDLPDSASLVSEGTVPTESCLFATGASEYSLSSYGTDNRAFSSQENL, encoded by the coding sequence ATGGGTCACCGATCCAGCGGCGCTCCCCTCCAGCTGGTGGCATTTGTGCTGGGCGCGGTGGGCTGGATCGGCGCGGCCGTTGCCGCGGGGCTGGTTCAGTGGAGAGTGTGGCATGTGAGCTCGGCGGAGATCACCTCGGGCATCGCCTGGGTGGGCATCTGGAGGGCCTGCCTGTACAGCCGTGTGCTGACCTCCCCGCCCTTCCAGATGATGTTCTGCCAGAGGATGGGCGCGGCCGATGGGTTTGTCCCGCCCGAGATCGCCGTGGCCCAGGGCCTGATGCTGGCGGCCGTTGTCTCCGGGGCCCTGGGCAAAGCCGCCACGGCCTACGGGCTGAGGAACGCCTACTTCGGCGGGGAGTGGCGCCTTGGCCGGGCCGACCATGCGTTCATGGCCGGAGGGGGCTTCCACCTGCTTGCTTGCGTCTGCGTGGCGTTCCCCACCGCCTGGAACTTGAACTCCGTGGTGAGCAACAGGGGCATCGCGTTTCCGCCCCGCTTTCACCTGCCCGGCTCGCCGCGGGagcaggaggcgggggcggctgcctaCGTGGCCATTTTCTCCTCCGTCCTGCTCCTCGTCGCCGGGGTCCTCCTGGTGAGTTATCGGCGGCCTCTGCCTTTCTCCGGAGCCAAGGTGCACCCTTCCACCCATGACCTTCCCGACAGTGCCAGCCTGGTCTCCGAGGGCACAGTTCCAACAGAGAGCTGTCTGTTTGCGACGGGCGCCTCAGAATATTCCCTGTCCAGCTATGGAACGGACAATCGGGCCTTTAGTTCCCAGGAAAACCTTTAA